One Amorphoplanes digitatis genomic window carries:
- a CDS encoding SDR family NAD(P)-dependent oxidoreductase, whose protein sequence is MNRFAFAGRTCVVTGAASGIGAALTLDLARRGAVLALVDRDAEGLATIAGQARESGAKQVSTHVVDLSDGGDRLDLAAEVAALHGGADLLINNAGVALSGTFDEVSMADFDWLLEINLHAVIRTTKAFLPQLLSRPGSHVVNISSLFGLIAPPTQVAYVTSKYGVRGFSEALRHELAGTVGVTVVHPGGIRTNIATSARLSGPDTDGSQAARAAEFTRTSLTMPPEEAAKLIIAAVRARKPRLVITWAARIADVLARVAPGRYWNVLQRQAARKTM, encoded by the coding sequence GTGAATCGTTTCGCATTCGCCGGACGCACCTGTGTCGTCACGGGCGCGGCCAGCGGCATCGGCGCCGCCCTGACGCTCGACCTGGCCCGGCGCGGCGCCGTTCTGGCCCTCGTCGACCGCGACGCCGAGGGCCTCGCCACGATCGCCGGGCAGGCCCGCGAGTCCGGCGCCAAGCAGGTGAGCACCCACGTCGTCGATCTCTCCGACGGCGGGGACCGGCTGGACCTGGCCGCCGAGGTCGCCGCACTGCACGGCGGCGCCGACCTGCTGATCAACAACGCCGGCGTGGCGCTGAGCGGAACCTTCGACGAGGTCAGCATGGCCGACTTCGACTGGCTGTTGGAGATCAACCTGCACGCGGTGATCCGCACGACGAAGGCGTTCCTGCCACAGCTGCTGAGCCGCCCGGGCTCGCACGTCGTCAACATCTCCAGCCTCTTCGGCCTGATCGCACCGCCCACCCAGGTCGCCTACGTCACCAGCAAGTACGGCGTCCGCGGCTTCTCCGAGGCGCTGCGGCACGAGCTGGCCGGTACGGTCGGCGTCACGGTGGTGCACCCCGGCGGCATCCGGACCAACATCGCCACCAGCGCCCGGCTGTCCGGCCCCGACACCGACGGCAGCCAGGCCGCCCGGGCCGCCGAGTTCACCCGCACCTCGCTGACCATGCCGCCCGAGGAGGCGGCGAAGCTGATCATCGCGGCGGTGCGGGCACGCAAGCCCCGGCTGGTGATCACCTGGGCGGCCAGGATCGCCGACGTGCTGGCCCGGGTCGCGCCCGGTAGGTACTGGAATGTCCTCCAGCGTCAGGCCGCGCGGAAGACCATGTAG
- a CDS encoding ATP-binding cassette domain-containing protein: MTADLVIEAEGLVKHFGSTKALQGVDLAVPRGTVLGVLGPNGAGKTTAVRILSTLLNPDAGSARISGFDVVREAEKVRQVIGLTGQYASVDEDLTGRQNLELFGTLLDLGRAGARRRAAELLEWFDLTDAAGRQAKTYSGGMRRRLDLAASLVGSPDVIFLDEPTTGLDPAKREDMWEVVRTLVKGGSTVLLTTQYLEEADALADEITVIDHGRVIAHDTPEGLKRVVGGQTLEVRPSDPEQLRLTASILSEVSSGAQADEIRKGMLAVPVADDRAMTEAVARLAAAGVAVTELALHLPSLDEVFFTLTGRTAAEDDTTTKEEVAA, translated from the coding sequence ATGACAGCTGATCTGGTGATCGAGGCCGAGGGCCTCGTCAAGCACTTCGGGTCGACGAAGGCCCTACAGGGCGTCGATCTCGCCGTGCCTCGGGGGACCGTGCTCGGCGTGCTCGGCCCCAACGGCGCCGGCAAGACCACCGCCGTCCGCATCCTCTCCACGCTGCTGAACCCCGACGCGGGCAGCGCGCGCATCAGCGGCTTCGACGTGGTCCGCGAGGCCGAGAAGGTCCGCCAGGTGATCGGCCTCACCGGCCAGTACGCCTCGGTCGACGAGGACCTGACCGGCCGGCAGAACCTGGAGCTCTTCGGCACCCTGCTGGACCTGGGCCGGGCCGGCGCCCGCCGGCGTGCCGCCGAGCTGCTCGAGTGGTTCGACCTCACCGACGCGGCCGGGCGGCAGGCCAAGACCTACTCCGGCGGCATGCGCCGGCGCCTCGACCTGGCCGCGAGCCTGGTCGGCTCCCCCGACGTGATCTTCCTGGACGAGCCGACGACCGGCCTCGACCCCGCCAAGCGCGAGGACATGTGGGAGGTCGTCCGCACGCTCGTCAAGGGCGGCTCGACCGTGCTGCTGACCACCCAGTACCTGGAGGAGGCGGACGCGCTCGCCGACGAGATCACCGTGATCGACCACGGCCGGGTCATCGCGCACGACACCCCCGAGGGGCTCAAGCGGGTCGTCGGCGGCCAGACCCTTGAGGTCCGCCCGTCCGACCCGGAGCAGCTCCGGCTCACCGCGTCGATCCTCTCCGAGGTCTCCTCGGGCGCGCAGGCCGACGAGATCCGCAAGGGCATGCTCGCCGTTCCGGTCGCCGACGACCGGGCCATGACCGAGGCCGTCGCCCGGCTGGCCGCCGCCGGGGTCGCCGTCACCGAGCTCGCCCTGCACCTGCCGAGCCTCGACGAGGTCTTCTTCACGCTCACCGGGCGGACCGCCGCCGAGGACGACACCACGACCAAGGAAGAGGTGGCGGCGTGA
- a CDS encoding ABC transporter permease: MTTTIGAPRTGNPVLPTQVAPSPRPFRLVRHSLALAKRSLIKTARTPEALIDVTLQPVLFLVIFVYIFGGAVAGSTEEYLQFLLPGILAQTIATGCIAIGVNLNTDIAKGIFDRFRSLPVPRSAPLLGAVLGDIVRYVIVTVSTLAIGYVMGFRITTDPLSALAGCGLAVLFALCLSWLPVFVSMKVRTPGAVQGIMFAAIMPLSFASNVFVNTDTLPGWMQGFVKVNPLTHLVGAMRGLFLGTPLDNHVWWTLAWSALFVVVFMPLALRAYRKKV, encoded by the coding sequence GTGACCACGACGATCGGCGCTCCCCGGACCGGCAACCCGGTCCTGCCCACGCAGGTGGCACCGAGCCCGCGCCCGTTCCGGCTCGTGCGGCACTCGCTCGCGCTCGCCAAGCGCAGCCTGATCAAGACCGCGCGTACGCCCGAGGCGCTCATCGACGTGACGCTTCAGCCCGTGCTGTTCCTGGTCATCTTCGTGTACATCTTCGGCGGCGCGGTCGCCGGATCCACCGAGGAGTACCTGCAGTTCCTGCTGCCGGGCATCCTCGCGCAGACCATCGCGACGGGCTGCATCGCGATCGGCGTCAACCTCAACACCGACATCGCGAAGGGCATCTTCGACCGGTTCCGGTCGCTGCCGGTGCCGCGCTCGGCGCCGCTGCTCGGCGCGGTGCTCGGCGACATCGTGCGGTACGTGATCGTCACCGTCTCCACGCTGGCGATCGGCTACGTGATGGGCTTCCGGATCACGACCGATCCGCTGAGCGCGCTCGCGGGCTGCGGCCTGGCGGTGCTGTTCGCGCTCTGCCTGAGCTGGCTGCCGGTCTTCGTCTCGATGAAGGTGCGCACCCCGGGCGCGGTGCAGGGCATTATGTTCGCCGCGATCATGCCGCTGAGCTTCGCCTCCAACGTCTTCGTCAACACCGACACGCTGCCCGGCTGGATGCAGGGCTTCGTCAAGGTGAACCCGCTGACGCACCTGGTCGGAGCGATGCGTGGCCTGTTCCTCGGCACGCCCCTCGACAACCACGTGTGGTGGACGCTGGCCTGGTCCGCGCTCTTCGTCGTGGTGTTCATGCCGCTGGCGCTGCGGGCGTACCGGAAGAAGGTCTGA
- a CDS encoding BTAD domain-containing putative transcriptional regulator, protein MTTVVTLGVLAVDGRPVRGERLGALVRELVGARGRAVSTVALVEAVWRGDPPDDAAGALQALVSRVRRLGLAVEAVPGGYRIPADRVDVDTVAVGGLIERARAALRAGDAEAARSAADAARARFPEIPDLAEGARLFADVAALRAEAALAGAGAGAYGEADLRRLAAHTPPDEPAAALLVRLLAAQGRGAEALDLFERLRSELADRYGADPSPALAEAHLALLRGELRPAPAPGPAPRRSAAALPRAWRRPAGALVGREGDVSAVTAALAEAPLVTIVASGGAGKTRLAAEVARRANGAVRVIELAGVRSPAGVLPAVVAALGGAETEAAAGLGLERRVLTPRERLRAVAPELDGLVVLDNCEHVLDAAADVVADLLAAAAPEVAVLATSRAPLGLAGEAVHRLTALPDHEALALLEARARSGGAVPTWDTGRALALCHRLDNLPLALELAAARLRCMPIDDVLAGLSDRFALLDDALRGLPERHASLWAMVDWSSRLLADGDRELLHRLAVIPAPFTADLAAAVAGVPDVRRGLAVLVEQSLLSIEGDGGPPRYRMLETVREFGEARLDASGGRGPASDGLVGWARVEAVGLAGRFVGADQLGTFARCTAEQENLLAGLRWAIAGDDEAAGIDITVALFHLWTVRGLHVEVTTWAAAQLHADDSRARLRSGIMTGAAAGRTLPDADRLAWWCLLVGVNAGITGPLRVAVLARRALGVLLSERPGEVSSRVKVLALAVPAFDRIRPETSLAGAEELIAYPDPYVQGFGLFLRAALRESGGLPGTSVADAELAYRRFEQAGDHWGMAMAAQIVGHTVGSRGEGQATEWLARSVRHMELVGATQDAHSIGVLLDVRRTLDGDPVAERRLRELVASAPTADDDAVHACLGLAHLAWRRGNYDEALEFADAVDRTAGLFEEHLPRRRVAFRVGVAILHLWVGEARPAARAAASARAAASLTLARDAALSAHGESPLLGAWALGGAELATFHGDDASARELWMLGIRAGADAGMVFPYGEGARLAAALGTEEQRRELLAAGQYRTAAAISSRIRELMAGLV, encoded by the coding sequence ATGACCACGGTTGTCACGTTGGGGGTGCTGGCCGTTGATGGGCGGCCGGTGCGGGGTGAGCGGCTGGGCGCGCTGGTTCGGGAGCTGGTCGGGGCGCGGGGGCGGGCCGTCTCCACGGTGGCGCTGGTCGAGGCGGTCTGGCGCGGCGACCCGCCGGACGACGCCGCGGGCGCGCTACAGGCCCTGGTGTCCCGGGTCCGGCGGCTGGGTCTCGCGGTGGAGGCGGTTCCCGGTGGCTACCGGATCCCCGCCGACCGGGTGGACGTCGACACGGTGGCCGTCGGCGGCCTGATCGAGCGGGCGCGTGCGGCGCTGCGGGCCGGCGACGCCGAGGCCGCGCGCTCGGCCGCCGACGCGGCCCGTGCCCGGTTCCCGGAGATTCCCGACCTGGCCGAGGGCGCGCGGCTCTTCGCAGACGTCGCCGCGCTGCGGGCCGAGGCCGCGCTGGCCGGGGCCGGTGCCGGTGCGTACGGCGAGGCCGATCTGCGCCGGCTCGCCGCGCACACGCCACCGGACGAGCCGGCCGCCGCGCTGCTCGTGCGGCTGCTCGCGGCGCAGGGTCGCGGCGCCGAGGCCCTCGACCTGTTCGAGCGGTTGCGGTCCGAGCTGGCCGACCGCTACGGCGCGGATCCGTCCCCGGCGCTCGCCGAGGCGCATCTCGCCCTGCTGCGCGGCGAGCTTCGGCCCGCGCCCGCGCCCGGGCCCGCGCCGCGCCGGTCGGCCGCCGCGCTGCCGCGCGCCTGGCGGCGACCGGCGGGTGCGCTGGTCGGGCGGGAGGGCGACGTCTCGGCCGTGACCGCCGCGCTCGCCGAGGCGCCCCTGGTGACGATCGTCGCGTCCGGCGGCGCGGGCAAGACCCGGCTCGCCGCTGAGGTCGCGCGGCGCGCGAACGGCGCGGTGCGGGTCATCGAGCTGGCCGGCGTGCGCTCGCCGGCGGGGGTGCTGCCCGCGGTCGTCGCCGCGCTCGGCGGCGCCGAGACGGAGGCCGCCGCCGGGCTGGGCCTGGAGCGGCGCGTGCTGACCCCGCGGGAGCGGCTGCGAGCGGTCGCGCCGGAACTGGACGGGCTCGTGGTGCTGGACAACTGCGAGCACGTCCTGGACGCCGCCGCGGACGTGGTCGCCGATCTGCTCGCCGCGGCCGCGCCCGAGGTCGCCGTCCTGGCCACGAGCCGGGCACCGCTCGGGCTGGCCGGTGAGGCGGTGCACCGGCTGACGGCGCTGCCCGATCACGAGGCGCTCGCCCTGCTGGAGGCCCGGGCCCGGTCCGGCGGCGCGGTGCCGACCTGGGACACCGGGCGTGCCCTCGCGCTCTGCCACCGGCTGGACAACCTGCCGCTGGCCCTTGAGCTGGCCGCGGCGCGGCTGCGGTGCATGCCGATCGACGACGTCCTGGCCGGGCTCAGCGACCGGTTCGCGTTGCTCGACGACGCCCTGCGCGGGCTGCCGGAGCGGCACGCGAGCCTGTGGGCGATGGTCGACTGGAGCAGCCGGCTGCTCGCCGACGGCGATCGGGAGCTGCTGCACCGCCTCGCGGTCATTCCGGCGCCGTTCACCGCGGACCTCGCCGCCGCGGTCGCGGGGGTGCCGGACGTCCGGCGCGGGCTGGCCGTCCTGGTCGAGCAGTCGCTGCTGAGCATCGAGGGCGACGGCGGCCCACCGCGCTACCGGATGCTCGAGACCGTCCGGGAGTTCGGCGAGGCCCGGCTGGACGCGTCCGGCGGCCGCGGGCCGGCCTCGGACGGCCTGGTGGGCTGGGCGCGGGTGGAGGCGGTCGGGCTCGCCGGGCGGTTCGTCGGCGCCGACCAGCTCGGCACGTTCGCCCGCTGCACCGCCGAGCAGGAGAACCTGCTGGCCGGCCTGCGCTGGGCGATCGCCGGCGACGACGAGGCGGCCGGTATCGACATCACCGTTGCGCTGTTCCACCTGTGGACCGTCCGCGGGCTGCACGTCGAGGTGACCACGTGGGCCGCCGCCCAGCTGCACGCCGACGACTCGCGGGCGCGGCTCCGCTCCGGGATCATGACCGGCGCCGCCGCCGGGCGCACCCTGCCTGACGCCGACCGGCTCGCCTGGTGGTGCCTGCTGGTCGGGGTGAACGCCGGCATCACCGGGCCGCTGCGGGTCGCGGTCCTCGCGCGCCGGGCGCTGGGCGTGCTCCTGTCCGAGCGGCCCGGCGAGGTCTCCTCGCGGGTGAAGGTGCTCGCGCTTGCCGTGCCCGCCTTCGACCGGATCCGGCCGGAGACCAGCCTGGCGGGCGCCGAGGAGCTGATCGCGTACCCGGATCCGTACGTGCAGGGCTTCGGCCTGTTCCTGCGGGCGGCGCTGCGGGAGAGCGGCGGGCTGCCCGGTACCTCCGTCGCCGACGCCGAGCTGGCGTACCGGCGCTTCGAACAGGCTGGTGACCACTGGGGGATGGCGATGGCCGCCCAGATCGTCGGGCACACCGTCGGCTCCCGCGGCGAGGGGCAGGCCACCGAGTGGCTGGCCCGCAGCGTGCGGCACATGGAGCTGGTGGGTGCCACGCAGGACGCGCACTCGATCGGGGTGCTGCTGGACGTGCGGCGGACGCTCGACGGCGATCCGGTCGCCGAGCGGCGGCTGCGCGAACTGGTGGCGTCCGCACCGACCGCTGACGACGACGCCGTGCACGCCTGCCTGGGCCTGGCCCACCTGGCCTGGCGGCGTGGAAACTACGACGAGGCGCTCGAATTCGCCGACGCCGTGGACCGGACCGCCGGCCTGTTCGAGGAGCATCTGCCGCGCCGGCGGGTCGCGTTTCGGGTCGGCGTCGCGATCCTGCACCTGTGGGTGGGCGAGGCCCGGCCGGCGGCCCGGGCGGCGGCATCGGCCCGGGCGGCCGCCTCGCTGACGCTCGCGCGGGACGCGGCCCTGTCCGCACACGGGGAGAGTCCGCTGCTCGGGGCGTGGGCGCTCGGGGGTGCCGAGCTCGCGACGTTCCACGGCGACGACGCGAGCGCCCGCGAGCTGTGGATGCTGGGCATCCGGGCGGGCGCGGACGCCGGCATGGTCTTCCCGTACGGCGAGGGCGCCCGGCTGGCCGCCGCCCTCGGCACCGAGGAGCAGCGCCGGGAACTGCTCGCGGCCGGCCAGTACCGGACGGCGGCGGCCATCAGCTCCCGCATCCGGGAACTGATGGCCGGCCTCGTTTAG
- a CDS encoding alkaline phosphatase family protein, with protein sequence MPVPVVRDRRSALRAVFAWPRVVDRSRAVIRSAATTFFVLSFTLWLMPGVRSTDVLDTMGLVVLVAAVGAVLRPLLLAGVVALGGWGAMLLGVVAQIIVMVVALELDPSKRLSGWPTVGFAALLAVVCAAILDWMFDSGTEDTFVKEARRLMRGIRRRKARQAGGRLITLRRPAPGQEPGLLMVQLDGVSEPVLRWAVRAGNLPTIGRWLRAGTHTMRGWHTGLPSTTPASQAGILHGASQQIPGFRWYEKETGRLIVSNRPRDAAMIERRFSDGDGLLRDGGVSIGNAFSGDAVTRLLTVSHAALPGRSARGWAAFMASPFGFTRALVLGVGEVITELHQARLQRRRNLQPRVSRSGAFLALRPASMLLRDVNISLIAEQMARGAPAVYCDLVDYDEVAHHAGPARPESMRQLESLDRMLGVLERLAPEAGRRYRIVILSDHGQSQGATFRQRHGETLDEVVERFSVPDRADAPAAPAEEPGAEPDFPATPVAPLLVVSSGNLALIYLTRFPERLDRSRIDREYPQLVSGLAKHPGIGLVVVDDDGPVAVGAAGSHRLADGTVEGVDPLLPYGPHARADLLRHQRAAHIGDLVLISSVDPVTDEVAAFEELVGSHGGLGGWQTDAMIVHPADWQITHGDLDGPDAVHRQLVEWLELLGVRKRPPAEDEVYLMAAPS encoded by the coding sequence GTGCCGGTCCCGGTCGTCCGGGATCGCCGGAGTGCGCTGCGTGCGGTCTTCGCCTGGCCGCGGGTCGTCGACCGGTCCCGCGCGGTCATCCGCAGCGCGGCGACCACGTTCTTCGTCCTGAGCTTCACCCTGTGGCTGATGCCCGGCGTACGCAGCACCGACGTGCTGGACACGATGGGCCTGGTGGTGCTCGTCGCCGCCGTCGGCGCGGTGCTGCGGCCCCTGCTGCTGGCCGGCGTCGTCGCGCTCGGCGGCTGGGGCGCGATGCTGCTCGGCGTGGTCGCCCAGATCATCGTGATGGTGGTGGCGCTGGAGCTGGATCCGTCGAAACGGCTCAGCGGCTGGCCGACCGTCGGTTTCGCGGCGCTGCTGGCCGTCGTGTGCGCGGCGATCCTGGACTGGATGTTCGACAGCGGCACCGAGGACACGTTCGTCAAGGAGGCGCGGCGGCTGATGCGCGGCATCCGCCGGCGCAAGGCCCGGCAGGCCGGCGGTCGCCTGATCACGCTGCGCCGGCCGGCGCCGGGCCAGGAGCCGGGCCTGCTGATGGTGCAGCTCGACGGGGTCAGCGAGCCGGTGCTGCGCTGGGCGGTGCGCGCCGGCAACCTGCCGACCATCGGGCGGTGGCTGCGCGCGGGCACGCACACGATGCGCGGCTGGCACACCGGCCTGCCGTCGACGACGCCCGCCTCGCAGGCCGGCATCCTGCACGGCGCGTCCCAGCAGATTCCCGGCTTCCGCTGGTACGAGAAGGAGACCGGCCGGCTGATCGTGTCGAACCGGCCCCGCGACGCGGCGATGATCGAGCGGCGCTTCTCCGACGGCGACGGCCTGCTGCGCGACGGCGGCGTCAGCATCGGCAACGCGTTCTCCGGTGACGCGGTGACCCGCCTGCTCACCGTCAGCCACGCGGCCCTGCCCGGTCGCTCGGCCCGCGGCTGGGCGGCGTTCATGGCCAGCCCGTTCGGCTTCACCCGGGCGCTGGTGCTCGGCGTCGGCGAGGTCATCACCGAGCTGCACCAGGCCCGGCTGCAGCGCCGCCGCAACCTGCAACCCCGGGTCAGCCGGTCCGGCGCGTTCCTGGCGCTGCGGCCCGCCTCGATGCTGCTTCGCGACGTGAACATCTCGCTGATCGCCGAGCAGATGGCCCGCGGCGCCCCGGCCGTCTACTGCGACCTGGTCGACTACGACGAGGTGGCGCACCACGCCGGCCCGGCCCGGCCCGAGTCGATGCGGCAGCTGGAGAGCCTGGACCGGATGCTCGGGGTGCTCGAGCGCCTGGCGCCGGAGGCCGGCCGCCGCTACCGCATCGTGATCCTCTCCGACCACGGGCAGAGCCAGGGCGCCACGTTCCGGCAGCGGCACGGCGAGACCCTCGACGAGGTGGTCGAGCGCTTCTCCGTGCCGGACCGGGCGGACGCGCCGGCGGCGCCCGCCGAGGAGCCGGGCGCCGAGCCGGACTTCCCCGCCACGCCGGTGGCCCCGCTGCTCGTCGTCTCTTCGGGCAACCTGGCGCTGATCTACCTGACCCGTTTTCCCGAGCGGCTCGACCGGTCCCGGATCGACCGGGAGTACCCGCAGCTCGTCTCCGGGCTGGCGAAGCACCCCGGCATCGGCCTGGTCGTCGTGGACGACGACGGGCCGGTGGCCGTCGGCGCGGCGGGCAGCCACCGGCTCGCCGACGGCACGGTCGAGGGGGTGGATCCGCTGCTGCCGTACGGGCCGCACGCCCGCGCCGACCTGCTGCGGCACCAGCGGGCCGCGCACATCGGCGACCTGGTGCTGATCAGCTCGGTTGACCCGGTGACCGACGAGGTGGCGGCGTTCGAGGAGCTGGTCGGCTCGCACGGCGGACTCGGCGGCTGGCAGACCGACGCGATGATCGTGCACCCGGCCGACTGGCAGATCACCCACGGCGACCTGGACGGACCGGACGCCGTGCACCGCCAACTGGTCGAGTGGCTCGAACTCCTCGGCGTACGCAAGAGGCCCCCTGCCGAGGACGAGGTATACCTGATGGCCGCGCCCTCATGA
- a CDS encoding DUF6174 domain-containing protein — MRPRTVLPGILLLALSGGCAGTEPSVMEEAPTTWTVPAKYGFTLASDCGERALIGRFQVTVVDDKVVKSVGLDDAARRALMLRIADLVPTLKQLEEEAETARREGAAVVEVERDLSDAHPTKIVIDHSLSAVDDESCYTIEDYTIGLTQAPSPTPAR; from the coding sequence GTGCGACCCAGGACCGTTCTGCCCGGCATTCTGCTGCTCGCCCTCTCCGGTGGCTGCGCCGGCACGGAGCCCAGCGTGATGGAGGAGGCCCCGACCACCTGGACGGTGCCGGCCAAGTACGGCTTCACCCTCGCGTCCGACTGCGGCGAACGAGCGCTGATCGGCCGCTTCCAGGTCACTGTCGTGGACGACAAGGTGGTGAAGTCCGTCGGCCTCGACGACGCCGCCCGCCGCGCGCTGATGCTGCGCATTGCCGACCTGGTGCCCACCCTCAAGCAGCTCGAGGAGGAGGCCGAGACCGCCCGCCGCGAGGGCGCGGCCGTGGTCGAGGTCGAGCGGGACCTCTCCGACGCGCACCCCACGAAGATCGTCATCGACCACTCGCTGAGCGCCGTCGACGACGAGTCGTGCTACACGATCGAGGACTACACGATCGGGCTAACGCAGGCGCCCTCGCCGACGCCGGCGCGATAG
- a CDS encoding glycoside hydrolase family 18 protein, producing MRVVPVVLSAVLLLAGACDSSPSAAPPPAGSPHAAAPAGERRVVGYFTDWGVYGRNFQVRNVDASGAAGRLTHLVYAFGKVDGGRCATRDGWADYQKPIAAADSTDGVADTPGTGLRGNFGQLRKLKTAHPGLRVIWSFGGWTGSKGFAEAARDPDGFAASCRRLLGDPRWAGVFDGIDIDWEYPNACGQVCDASGPGALPALLTALRAAFGPDALITAAVPGDLGKLKATDYAAAARPASWLNAMTYDFFGTGNGTGPTAPHSPLTAYPGIPRAAATTDAAITALLGLGVPAEKVLLGVGFYGRGWSGVSVAGPGGSATGPAPGSFEKGIEDYAVLRHTCPPTGSAGGTAFAHCGGQWWGYDTPDTIRTKMAYARSRALGGAFAWELSGDTADAQLVAAMRAGLSDG from the coding sequence ATGCGGGTCGTACCCGTCGTTCTGTCAGCCGTGCTGCTGCTGGCCGGCGCCTGCGACTCGTCGCCGTCCGCCGCACCGCCACCGGCCGGGTCGCCGCACGCGGCCGCGCCGGCCGGCGAGAGGCGCGTGGTCGGCTACTTCACCGACTGGGGCGTTTACGGGCGCAACTTCCAGGTACGCAACGTCGACGCCAGCGGCGCCGCCGGCCGGCTCACCCACCTGGTGTACGCGTTCGGCAAGGTCGACGGCGGCCGGTGCGCCACAAGGGACGGCTGGGCCGACTACCAGAAGCCGATCGCCGCCGCGGACAGCACGGACGGGGTCGCCGACACCCCCGGCACCGGGCTGCGCGGCAACTTCGGCCAGCTCCGCAAGCTCAAGACCGCCCACCCGGGCCTCAGGGTGATCTGGTCGTTCGGCGGCTGGACCGGCTCCAAGGGCTTCGCCGAGGCCGCGCGGGACCCGGACGGCTTCGCCGCCTCCTGCCGCCGGCTGCTCGGCGACCCCCGCTGGGCCGGCGTCTTCGACGGCATCGACATCGACTGGGAGTACCCGAACGCCTGCGGGCAGGTCTGCGACGCCAGCGGGCCCGGCGCCCTGCCGGCCCTGCTCACCGCGTTGCGCGCCGCGTTCGGGCCGGACGCGCTGATCACCGCCGCAGTGCCGGGCGACCTCGGCAAGCTGAAGGCCACCGACTACGCGGCGGCCGCGCGGCCCGCGAGCTGGCTCAACGCGATGACCTACGACTTCTTCGGCACCGGCAACGGCACCGGGCCGACGGCGCCGCACTCGCCGCTGACCGCGTACCCGGGCATCCCGCGCGCCGCCGCGACGACCGACGCCGCGATCACCGCGCTGCTCGGGCTCGGCGTTCCGGCGGAGAAGGTGCTGCTCGGGGTGGGCTTCTACGGCCGCGGCTGGAGCGGGGTCAGCGTGGCCGGCCCGGGCGGCAGTGCGACCGGGCCGGCGCCTGGCAGTTTCGAGAAGGGCATCGAGGACTACGCCGTGCTGCGCCACACCTGCCCGCCCACCGGTAGCGCCGGGGGCACGGCCTTCGCGCACTGCGGCGGCCAGTGGTGGGGCTACGACACCCCCGACACCATCAGGACCAAGATGGCGTACGCCAGGAGCAGGGCCCTCGGCGGCGCCTTCGCGTGGGAGTTGTCGGGCGACACCGCGGACGCGCAGCTTGTCGCCGCGATGCGGGCCGGCCTCAGCGACGGCTAA
- a CDS encoding LamG-like jellyroll fold domain-containing protein: protein MSFRRPVVSAIVAGTFICIFHGPAVAHPQTETRPADAVVAAHAAAARAAGIGAGRIVALYAFDGGRSSLIADDSGNGHTLRLVAGNGGRVLAVQHGSGGAVRFPAKCTTGACPHAALQSPSAANLNPGTQPISYGAMVLLSRGQTSKGQNIIQKGYSATSSQYKLQVDGAAGRASCVLVGARPGIRLVTSSIAVADGSWHTIECRRRAGSLSVLVDGVVRGNRAISQRLSVSNNRPLSLGGKGAYSDNDQFQGILDNVWVRIG, encoded by the coding sequence ATGTCATTTCGTCGTCCAGTCGTCTCCGCGATCGTCGCCGGGACGTTCATATGCATCTTTCACGGCCCCGCGGTGGCCCACCCGCAGACCGAGACCCGGCCCGCCGACGCGGTGGTGGCAGCACACGCCGCGGCGGCCCGGGCGGCCGGCATCGGCGCGGGGAGGATCGTCGCCCTGTACGCCTTCGACGGTGGACGGTCCAGTTTGATCGCCGATGACTCCGGCAACGGTCACACGCTGAGGCTGGTCGCCGGCAACGGCGGCCGGGTCCTCGCCGTCCAGCACGGCAGCGGCGGCGCCGTGCGGTTCCCGGCCAAGTGCACGACCGGGGCGTGCCCGCACGCCGCGCTCCAGAGCCCGAGCGCCGCCAACCTCAACCCCGGCACCCAGCCGATCTCGTACGGCGCCATGGTGCTGCTCTCCCGCGGCCAGACCTCCAAGGGCCAGAACATCATCCAGAAGGGCTACTCGGCGACCAGCAGCCAGTACAAGCTCCAGGTCGACGGCGCCGCCGGGCGGGCGAGCTGCGTCCTGGTCGGCGCGCGCCCGGGAATCAGGCTCGTCACCAGCTCGATAGCGGTGGCCGACGGCAGCTGGCACACCATCGAGTGCCGCCGCCGGGCCGGGTCCCTGAGCGTGCTCGTCGACGGCGTGGTCCGCGGCAACCGGGCGATCTCCCAGCGGCTCTCGGTCAGCAACAACCGGCCGCTGAGCCTCGGCGGCAAGGGCGCCTACTCGGACAACGACCAGTTCCAGGGCATCCTCGACAACGTCTGGGTGCGCATCGGTTAG